A stretch of DNA from Cellulomonas fengjieae:
ACCGTCGCGGACCTGTCGATCAACGTGGCGTCCGCGGGGTCGGCCGACCCCGACGGCTCGATCGTCGCGTACCTGTGGGAGTTCGGCGACGGGGCGACGGCGACCACCGCGTCGGCCCAGCACACCTACGCCGCACCCGGGACCTACCCCGTCACGCTCACCGTGACGGACAACCTCGGTGCGACGGGCACGTCGTCGGTGCCGGTCGAGGTCACGGCGCCCGTCGTGTTCGCGACCGACTACTTCTCCCGCACCGCGGCCACGGGCTGGGGCACCGCCGACGTCGGCGGCGCCTGGACCCTGTCCGGAGCGGCCTCGCAGTACCGCGTGGCCGGCGGGGTCGGTGTCGCGTCCCTGAACACGGCCGGCGTGGCGCCGCGCGGCCAGCTGCGGACGGTCAGCGCGGCGGACATTGACGTGACGGCCCAGGTGTCCCTGGACAAGCTGGGCAACGGAGGCGGCACGTACGTCTCCCTGACCAGCCGGGCCAGCGGCTGGGGGAGCCTCTACCGCGAGAAGATCTGGGTGCGGTCCGTCGGCACGGTCGCGCTGTCCCTCACGCGCCAGACGACCACCGAGGCGGTCCTCGCGCAGGTGAACGTGCCCGGGCTGACCCTCACGCCGGGGGCCGTGCTCCGGACGCGGTTCCAGACGCAGGGCTCCAACCCCACCACCCTGCGTGCCCGGGTGTGGCTCGACGGGACGGCGGAGCCGACGACCTGGCAGGTCACGTCCACCGACTCCACCGCGGAGCTGCAGGACGCCGGTGCGATCGGGATCGACACCAGCCTGTCCGGCTCGGCGACGAACGCCCCCGTGGTGATCTCGCTGGACAACCTCTACGCGGGCCGCATCGGCGCCGCCGGACCGGCGAACCAGGCACCGCAGGCCGCGTTCACCGCGGCGGCCACGGACCTGCAGGTCTCCGTGGACGGATCGGCGTCCCACGACCCCGACGGGGCGATCGCCTCGTACGCGTGGGACTTCGACGGCGTCGCCAAGACCGGCAGCACCGCGAGCCACACGTTCGCGGCGACCGGCACCTATCCCGTGCGGCTGACGGTCACCGACAACCAGGGGGCGACGGCGACCGTCACGCAGCAGGTCAGCGTCACGGCGCCGCCGGCGGCCAACCAGCTCCCGGTGGCGGCCTTCACGCAGACCACCACGGACCTGACGGTCGCGGTCGACGGCTCGTCGTCGAGCGACCCCGATGGGTCGGTCGTCTCGTACGCCTGGGACTTCGCGGGCACGCCGGCGACCGGGGTGACCGCGGCGCACACGTTCCCGGACACGGGCACCTACCCGGTCACCCTCACGGTGACGGACGACCGTGGGGGCACCGCGACGACGACGCAGCAGATCAGCGTGGTCGCGCCGCCCCTGCCGGGGGAGGTCGTCCTGGCCGAGGACACGTTCGCGCGGACGCTCGCCACGGGCTGGGGCACCGCCACGACGGGTGGAGCGTGGACCCTGTACGGCGGCGCGTCCCAGTACGGCGTCAACCCGGGCGTGGGGCTGTTCCGGCTCAACGCGGCGGGTGCCCTGCCCCGGGTACAGCTGCAGGGCGTGTCCGCGACCGACATCGACATGAGCTCGCGGTTCTCGCTCGACAAGCTCGGCAGCGGCGGCGGGACCTTCTACTCGCTCACCGGCCGCACCGCCGGGTGGGGCAGCATGTACCGCGGCAAGGTCTGGGTGAAGTCCACCGGGGTCGTGAACCTCGCGCTCACCCGGATCGCGGGTGGTACCGAGGCCACGCTCGCCCAGGTGAACCTGGCGGACCCGACCCTCGTCGCGGGGGACGTGCTCAACGCGCGGCTCCAGGCCGTCGGCTCGAACCCGACCACCCTGCGGCTGCGGGTCTGGAAGGACGGCACGACGGAGCCGACGACGTGGCAGGTGAGCGCGACGGACTCCACGGCCGAGCTCCAGGACGCCGGCGGTGTCGGCATCGACACCAACCTCAGCGGCTCCGCGACCAACGCGCCGCTGGCCATCCAGGTCCAGAAGTTCAAGGTGATCGTGCCGGTGCCGTAGGCGACCGGTGACGACGAGGGCGCCCGGGCTCGTCTCCCCGGCGCCCTCGTCGCGTCACGGCCCGAACATCCACTCCTCGGCGGCCGAGCGGCCGTCGCGGTCGGGCAGGTCGGCCAGCACCGCCTCGCGGTCACGCGGCCGCAGGAGGGCGGCGCCGAGCGCGGCGGCCAGCCCGGCGGCGCCCGTGCTGCTGGGGGCGACGTGGTGCCCGTGCGCGAGGAGCCACTCGGCGAGGCCGGTCTGCTCGGAGGTGACCACCGTGCACCCGTGCTGCAGGCCCTCCACGATCGGCAGACCGACCTGCTCCCGCCAGGTCGCCGACGGGCGGGACGGCAGGACGAGGACCGACGACCGTCGCAGGACGGCGTGGATGGTGGGTCGCGGGGGGTCCTCGACCAGCTCGACGTGGTCGTCGGCGGCCGCGAGCTCGCGCGCCTGCGCGGCAAGCTCACCCATCCCGACGAGGGTGAGCGTGGCGCCGGGTACTGCGGACGAGACGGCGGGCCAGGCCTCGAGCAGCTCGACGAATCCCTTGCGCGTGGCGAACGCGCCCAGGAACAGCAGCGACAGCGGGCGGGGCGGCTCGCCCTGCGCGCAGGTGCAGGCCGCGGGGAGCGCGGGCACCAGCATCCGACGCTGCCGGCGCGGCGTGCGCCGGTACAGGTCGCCGTACAGGTCCTCGGCCGCCGAGGTGCCGAAGGCGATCCGGTCCACCCGGGAGTGCACCCAGCGCGACAGGCCGATGCTCAGGGCGCGGCCGGCGCGGCCGCGCAACCCGTGCGCCTGCCACTCGCGGCGCGGGTCGCTGTTGGCGATCGCGTAGCAGACGACACGGGGGCGCACGCCGCGGCGCCCCAGGCTCCGCACCTCCACGGCGGCCAGCGCAAGCGCTGCCCGGCGGACGCCCGGGAGGTACGCCGGCTCGGTGAGCTCCAGGACCTGCGGGGGAGCACCGGCCAGCAGTCGGGCGGCCTCGCGGTCGGAGGCCTGGCGGGCGTCCACGCCCGCTGCCGTCGACTCGTCGAAGTCGTAGCGGCGGCGGGCGTAGAGCACCGTGACGTGCGGGCTCCCGGTCGCGCGCTCGAGATGAGCCGTCCGGGCCTGGTGGTAGAGCTTGACGTGCGACGCGAGGGGACGGGTGCCGACCGCCGCCGGGGCGTCGTCAGGACGTGGCAACGACGTTCTCCGCACCGGTCGAGGCGCCCTTGGCGGGCCTCTTGCCGGTCCGCGCACCGTCGGCGGGGCGCTCGAGGGCGGGTGCGCTCTGCTCGTCCGGTGCCCGCTCGTCGGGTGCCTGCTCGTCGGGTGCCTGCTCGACCGCCACCTGCTCGTCGACCACGTGCTCGTCGACCACGAGCTGGTCCGCCGCGGGCTCCGCCGCCGGCGTCGTGGCGTCGCCGGCCGGCGCCTCGGGCGCGTGCTCGCCACCCGCGGCAGGCGTCGCCGCCTCGGTCGCCTCGGCCGTGCCGTCGTCGGACGTGCGCGCGTCCCGCCCGGCGGACGTCGGCTCGCCGCCGACGCCGCGGGCCGAGGGGGGAACCGGTGTGCCTGCGGCGGGTCGGTGGCGGCCGCGCCGCCGCTGCTTCAGGGGGCCCACGTCGTAGCCGTACGACGACGGGCTCTCGGCACCGCGGGTGCCCGTCGCCACGACGCCGAGGATGCGCGCGCCGACGGCCTCGACCGACTCGAGCGCCGCCCGCACCTGCTGCCGGCGGACCTGGCGCAGCCCGATCACCATGAGCACGCCGTCGGTCGCGCGGCCGACGACCGACGCGTCGACCACCGGCAGCACCGGCGGGGTGTCGAAGACGACGAGGTCGTAGCTGGCGGCCGCGGCCGCGATCAGGTCCCGCATGGCGTCGGAGTCGAGCAGCTGGCTCGGGTTCGGCGGGACCTCGCCGGTCGTCAGGACGTGCAGGTTGGTGCGCCCCCACGTCTGCACGACCTCGTCGAGGGTCGCCCGCCCGATCAGCACCGTCGTCAGCCCGGCGGCCGACTCGATGTGGAGGGCGTCCGCGACCGCCGGTCGACGCAGGTCGGCGTCGACCAGGAGGACGGAGGCGCCCTTCTCGGCGGCCGCCAGCGCCAGGTTGATCGCCGTCGAGGTCTTGCCCTCGTGCGCCGTCGCCGAGGTCACCACGATGGAGCGGAGCTGGTGCACCGTGTCGAGGTACTGCAGGTTGGTCTGGACCCGCCGGAAGCCCTCGGCACGCACGGAGCGGGGATCGTCGAGGACCGTCGTCCGGGCCCGCCTGCCATCACGGATCCAGTGCACGGCACCGAGGATCGGGTAGCGCGTGAGCTTCGCGACGTCGGCCGACGTGCGGACCCTGGTGTCGAGCGCGGCCGCGGCGAGGGCGAAGGCCAGGCCGAGCGCGAAGCCCGCGGCGACGCCGGCCGCCAGCAGGACGCGCTTGTTCGGCGCGAACGGGTAGGACGGGGTCGCCGCCGGCGAGACGGTGGACAGCGAGATCGCCTCCTCGCCGTCGGGCGCGTTCGACGAGAGGTCGCCGACCTTCACGGCGAGCTGCGCACCCACGGCGTCGGCCACGGCGGCCGCACGGCTCGGGTCCGGGTCGGTCACCGAGATCTCGATGATGAAGGTGTTGAGCGGGCTCGACGCGCTCACGGAGCGGCCGAGGGAACCGGCGCTGACGTCGAGGTCCAGCTCGTCGATGACGGGCTG
This window harbors:
- a CDS encoding glycosyltransferase, whose translation is MPRPDDAPAAVGTRPLASHVKLYHQARTAHLERATGSPHVTVLYARRRYDFDESTAAGVDARQASDREAARLLAGAPPQVLELTEPAYLPGVRRAALALAAVEVRSLGRRGVRPRVVCYAIANSDPRREWQAHGLRGRAGRALSIGLSRWVHSRVDRIAFGTSAAEDLYGDLYRRTPRRQRRMLVPALPAACTCAQGEPPRPLSLLFLGAFATRKGFVELLEAWPAVSSAVPGATLTLVGMGELAAQARELAAADDHVELVEDPPRPTIHAVLRRSSVLVLPSRPSATWREQVGLPIVEGLQHGCTVVTSEQTGLAEWLLAHGHHVAPSSTGAAGLAAALGAALLRPRDREAVLADLPDRDGRSAAEEWMFGP
- a CDS encoding polysaccharide biosynthesis tyrosine autokinase yields the protein MDLRDYILALRKRWAVIVALTAIGGVLGFLYAQSLTPMYKASTKVYVSLNGGQTAGELVQGSTFVQNSIESFVQLASMPVVLQPVIDELDLDVSAGSLGRSVSASSPLNTFIIEISVTDPDPSRAAAVADAVGAQLAVKVGDLSSNAPDGEEAISLSTVSPAATPSYPFAPNKRVLLAAGVAAGFALGLAFALAAAALDTRVRTSADVAKLTRYPILGAVHWIRDGRRARTTVLDDPRSVRAEGFRRVQTNLQYLDTVHQLRSIVVTSATAHEGKTSTAINLALAAAEKGASVLLVDADLRRPAVADALHIESAAGLTTVLIGRATLDEVVQTWGRTNLHVLTTGEVPPNPSQLLDSDAMRDLIAAAAASYDLVVFDTPPVLPVVDASVVGRATDGVLMVIGLRQVRRQQVRAALESVEAVGARILGVVATGTRGAESPSSYGYDVGPLKQRRRGRHRPAAGTPVPPSARGVGGEPTSAGRDARTSDDGTAEATEAATPAAGGEHAPEAPAGDATTPAAEPAADQLVVDEHVVDEQVAVEQAPDEQAPDERAPDEQSAPALERPADGARTGKRPAKGASTGAENVVATS